The stretch of DNA cactgggagcccgatgtgggattcgatcccaggtctccaggatcacgccctgggccacaggcaggtaccaaaccgctgtgccacccagggatcccccatcgtCAGACACCTTGAACAAGAATTCCATGAATTCCTTTTTTCGACGGAAAGGGGCACTCAGAGGAGCAGGCTTCTTCCTGACGGTGGCATCTCGGTAGTCCTCAGACTCATTCAGGATCTCAGACTTGATGATCTCCTCAATGACTCCTCCAGGGTGACGAGGCCCAGCACCTCGTAGAAGGGGTCACCTTCACCCTCGTTCACCTTCTGCACGATGGCCAGGTGAGACTTCCCTCGTTTGAACTCCTCCAGGACGGCGTCCAGCTTGGTGTCGTTGAAGACGAAGCGGAGTGGATGGTTGTAAAAGCGGGTGATGGTGCTGAGCGGCGTGCAGTCTCCGGGATCCACAAAGGCCAAGTCCTTGAGGTACAGCATGTCCACGATGTTGGAGCGCTCCTCCTCCTACGCCGGGATGCGCGTGTGGCCGCTCTGCATGATGCTGGCCAGGACGCCGAAGTCCAGCACGGTGCCGGCCGCGGAGGAGGAGGCGGCTCCGCCCTGGGCGCTGGGCCTGGGAGTGGCGGGGGCTGCTGGCGCTGGAGGCGCTGGTGCGGGGCCTGCAGCTGAGCCCGCTGGCGCCCCCCAAGGTGCAGGTGCTGCGCGAGAGCTGCACAGAGGTCAAGCGTGCGGCGCCGGGCTGGCTGCGCCCTGGCGGTGCTGCTGACCCTGCCAGTGGCGCTGCCCGTGGGCCAGCTGCTGGAGctggcggcggggccgggcggctgCGCAAGCGTGTACTGGAGCTGGCCTGCGGGGCGGCCACCCCTACAGCGACCTCAGCGAGGGCGTGCTGCGCTGTCGGACCGTGGAGGATGTGCTCACGCCGCTCGAGGACTGCTTCATGCTGGACGTCGGTGCCGTGCTGGACTTCGGCGTCCTGGCCAGCATCATGCAGAGCGGCCACACGCGCATCCCGGCGTAGGAGGAGGAGCACTCCAACATCGTGGACATGCTGTACCTCAAGGACTCGGCCTTCgtggatcccggacgagcccccaaatgttgtgcctgagatcgcgaatccgagaaaccaccgaggagccgacaccgatgcaaacacacgagggcttatttacaagctcgagcctgggtccaagtatacccgacgtagcggagcagggacttggaccccgagactgagaggcgtagcagctttatagggcccagtggccaatgggatttgcagaaagttgcacagtcatgtcggtccacacacaggtggccaactgaattacatcttaccctatatccatttgagctggcctattactttggacAGATTTGGcgcgcagttttggcgggcacaaggcagggttacattgttatgagccgatttctgATTATGGTGTGCCCTGGGCTTGACTAgggcggggcagtgccctaagcaataagcaggtcagccTATCACTGAGccgatttcttttcttttttctttttttttaaatttatgataggcacacagtgagagagagagaggcagagacacaggcagagggagaagcaggctccatgcaccgggagccctacgtgggattcgatcccgggtctccaggatcgggccctgggccaaaggcaggcgctaaacctctctgccacccagggatccctgagccgATTTCTGATTAGGGTGTGCCCCGGgtttgactagggtggggcagtgccctaagcagGTCGGCACAaggcgggtgcagcacaaaatggagtcagtcctgctctgcttgtccaggagtaggggatttttgttaaatttcctgggtcccacaattTCATTTCCAGTCTTCCCAATTCAAAAAGAAGGCTTGATCAATTCAAAAGGAGCTGCTCTTATTGGACTGCTACGTtcacagagcttttttttttttgttaagattttatctattggagagagacgcagagacacacaggcagagggagaagcaggctccctttggggatcctgacgcggggctggatcccaggaccccgaggtcacgacctgagccgcccaggcgcccgaAATACAGAGCATTTCTAAGCAGGGAAGGGAGACGGGTCAATTAGGGTCACGTTGATCAGAACCTGTTTTCACTATGGATCCGTGGGTTATGAATTTACAGCTCTCACGGGGTTGGAGATCACCTAATCTCACCATTTTCAGGACAACTAAAACTCATTGAGGTTGAATGATGTAAAATTACTCGGGCAGATCAAGAAAGGTTTATTGCATCTCCCCCCGACCCCCAGCTCTTGATCTCGCTCGTTATACTTCAAGACCACGTTGGAAACATGAAGATAAAAACCAGTCGCGCAGCAGCAGCCTTATGTGGCCCTCCTTTTCAGAAGTCTTGTAAACGGGTCCTTTTAATCTACGAGATTCGCGAGAACAGCTGCTTCGGCTCTTTGCAGCGCCCAGCTGTGCCTCGGCTCCAGAGGGAGCGCGCGCCCCGAGCTGCCCCGGCGGCCCCGCGGCCTTCCCCAGGTGCCCAGGATTcccgcggggcgcgggcgcggggatGCTCGGCGCGGGCCTCGCAGGCCCGGCCCCTGGAAACAGGtgcggggaggccggggcgggggccgccccGCAGCCCTAATGTCCAGGAGACGACAGTGCGGCTTGCTTCGGGGACGGGGACGCAACCACGTCGCCACCGAGCACCGGGAGGCACCcccggggggggaggggaggggtacgcgagaagaaagagaaaggcccTGCTCCCCGGTGACGCGCGGTCACGAGGCGTCCTCCCGACGTGGGCGCTCACCATTGGCGGACTCCGAGCCGACGTCCCCGCGGCAGCCCGGGCGCGAACGGCGGAAAGGGCGGCACCGCGCGGCCGGTCGGCGAGGCGCGCGCGCTcccgcggcccgccccgcccccgctccccgcccgccAATCCGCTCGCCCGTTCTCGCTTCGCGCCCAGTCGGCCAcgccccctccccggctccgccccgcccccgccaggacggCGGCGCGCGGAAAGGGCGTCACGTGACGGCTGGCCCCGCCTCTTCCTCTCGGTCCCATATTGAACTCGAGTTGGAAGAGGCGAGTCCGGTCTCAAAATGGAGGTAAAACCGCCGCCCGGTCGCCCCCAGCCCGACTCcggccgtcgccgccgccgccggggggaGGAGGTATTAGGGGGAGAGCGGGGGGTTGCTGGGTAGTGGCCGGCGTGGGGGGGGGCCTAGCTCCGTGGGAGCGGGGAGGCCGGGTGGACGGGATCGGCCGTCCCGCGCTCTGCGTTGAGCcgggcggtgggggggggaggggagcgggccCCGGACGCCTTCTCGGGGCCCTTCGCCCTCCTCGCCTTCTCCTTCGGCTGCACAGGTGGCCCCTCGGAGGCGCTGCGTGGCCGGGGAGGCCTGGGGCGGGAGGGAGCCGGCCCGCCGGCCGCGCGGCCTCGGAAGGGAGGCCGAGGGCGGCATGGCGGGCCCTGGCGGGAGCGGTTGGGAGGaggcggtgggggaggggaggggacgagCAGTCACATCCGGgcgagcgggcgggcgggcggcggccacATTGACATTGATCCGCTGCCGCGTTACGAAATGGCGCATTGGGCCGCAATGGCCGCCGCCTCGCTCCGCCGCCGGGAGAGCGCGCGCGGGATTGGAaggcggcgggaggcggcggcccgGCCCCGGATGCCGCAAATAGCCTCGGATCCCCGGGCCTGGTGTCTCCGCCGAAGTGGGGCCGGCGCGTTTCCAGTCCTTTCAGCTCTCCCTCAGGCCGACCAGAATTTTAATttctcctggtttttttttttttttttggttttgttttttggtttttgtttttttcttcacagcaccCAGTTGACAGGAcgcagttttgtcttttttttttttaattaaagttctctgctttaaaaatacttcctGATGTGCTATTCTAGCTAAAGTCCTTAGAATTATCCGTTTCTTCGCGCCATTGTGGGGCGGCTCTGGTTGTGGTTTCTTGGATTTTTGTGTGTCCAGAGGACTGCAACCACAGTtgaatttttcatgtgtctgaggTGACTTGATGTGGGTTacaatttgggggggggggggtcaccttTATGTATGTTTTCTCCGTTGAGCGTGATTAACACAAGATTCTGGAAAAGAGGCGTGAAGTGAATTGATGCGTTAGGCCATTAATCATTTGACGTTTTTTTCTAGCGCGTGACAGTCTTTTCCTATTAAATGCCTTAACATCTCCACTTTGGAAGACACACGAAGACCTTAGAATGTAAATGTGAGCCCCTTTATTTAAGGACTTTGGATGAACTCTACCTAATGCATGCGTTCAATGGCAGTTGCTGGAACTTCTAGAGGAGCTAGTTCAGTTGCAAACAATTCAGGCCGTATCTTCATTTAAATCTCAgtttctgttttccattcttgTCAAAAAGTACATCCTATATTTAATACAAGTTACGATTTGCCGTTTTTGTGACCCTGTAACGTGTTCTTGGCGTTTTTGCTGTGAGATACAAGTGCAAATAGGTGATTTTTACTAGCATGTAACCTAAACCATAAGTTGGCTACAGAAAGCTATTAAAGATAATGGTGGgtttctttttgtagttttttttgggggggaatgcTGGGTTAGCCTTTGAAGAATACCCGTTTTAAGCTCATGATTTGTTTGAAACTGatgaattttttaagaattttctgcCTAGAATCTTCAGTTCTATACTTCACAGTTTTGTGGTTTAAAATTAAATGCTGGAAGTGTAGCCTGATGAGGGAAGATGTGAAAAGTGGCACGGTTGGAACACTTCTGCAGCACTTTGGTTTCGTAAAGAACAATCTGTCAGTAGCAACTTGAAAGGAATCTGTCCTCATACTTTTAGTTGTCTGAAGTTTAGGGACTTTTGATTCTGGAATTTTCTTGGACTTAACTGTAGTTGAAGGGATGTTGGCACTTGAAAGGCTGGCTGTAGATTTTGGGGAGGTATTTTGGTACCTTTAATCAGTTGATGTGATCTCACTCCAGTGTTTAATTGAACAAAATGTTAATGGTACAGGAATTTGATGCTGAGCTTATTTGTAGCAGACTAAAGACTTGTGCATTCCAGCAATTTACCTgctaaaagaaatcattaaaatgtatttgttttctcagGGCCATGATCCAAAGGAACCCGAGCAGTTGAGAAAACTGTTTATTGGTGGTTTGAGCTTTGAAACTACGGATGATAGTTTAagagaacattttgaaaaatggggCACACTTACAGATTGTGTGGTGAGTTActaaaggaacaaaaaaaggTTATTAGAGGGATATAGGACCTGTACCAGATGTATTtcactactttaaaatttttgtttttgtaggtaATGAGAGACCCCCAAACAAAACGTTCCAGGGGTTTTGGTTTTGTGACTTACTCTTGTGTTGAAGAGGTGGATGCAGCAATGTGTGCCCGACCACACAAGGTTGATGGGCGTGTAGTGGAACCAAAGAGAGCTGTTTCTAGAGAGGTACTTTTTTAACATTACTTTATGTAATATGAGAGATTCTTGGAGAATTtggtttttgacttttttttttttttttttttttttcatttataggaTTCTGTAAAGCCTGGTGCCCATCTAACAGTGAAGAAAATTTTTGTTGGTGGtattaaagaagatacagaagaatATAATTTGAGAGACTACTTTGAAAAGTATGGCAAAATTGAAACCATAGAAGTTATGGAAGACCGGCAGagtggaaaaaagagaggatttGCTTTTGTAACTTTTGATGATCATGATACAGTTGATAAAATTGTTGGTAAGTAGACATTGATTGGAACTTgattgagaaaacagaaaaggtctCTGTGCTGTGTTAGATTTGCAAATTGCTTAATCGTTTTGTATTGTGTTTAATAGCATATGAAGCATATGGCTCAGTTTTCATAATGACTTTCTAGAACACTCCCTCATTCTCagtcacttaaatattttaatgaattatgtACTGAtaaaggttttcatttatttatatgtgctTTTCCAAACATCAAAtaacttctgtttgtttgtttgattaaaaaaaaaatttagttcaGAAATACCACACTATTAATGGGCATAATTGTGAAGTGAAAAAGGCCCTTTCTAAACAAGAGATGCAGTCTGCTGGATCGCAAAGAGGTGAGTAGTACGATATATACAGATACAGTAGTATGAGTGGCATTTGTAAGGTTTTTAAAACTCTCCCTTGCCCATGTTAAAGGTCGTGGAGGTGGATCTGGCAACTTCATGGGTCGTGGAGGAAACTTTGGAGGTGGTGGTAATTTTGGCCGTGGTGGAAACTTTGGTGGAAGAGGTAAGAGTTATCTTTCAACATGTCTACTTGAAATTTATTggtaaattgtatatttttaattcattcctTGTTTTTCCTCAGGAGgctatggtggtggaggtggtggcagcAGAGGTAGTTATGGAGGAGGTGATGGTGGATATAATGGATTTGGAGGTGATGGTAAGTTTTTAAtagatgtttaatattttgactttgtttttgtactttattgaaagttatgtatttgtttatattttaatttcagttaaaattTGCATGGTTAACCATTAAAGTATGCTTCTGAACTAAAACATGGGAAGACTAGACTTTTCCCCCCTAAATTTGAAACATTAGCTGGGTCTTTCATGGCCAATAACATTTATTGTACTAACATTTGAACTAGATTGTCTGTCTTGGGAGActgtttactattttttcttagtGAACTTTAATTCCCAAAAATTAAAACGATTTTTAAGTTAATTGATAGCCacataaattagaatttaaacttgattttacacatttatgtttttgttgacttttctccccccctttttttctttaggtGGCAACTATGGTGGTGGTCCTGGTTATAGTAGTAGAGGAGGCTATGGTGGTGGTGGACCAGGATATGGAAATCAAGGAGGCGgatatggtggtggtggtggaggataCGATGGTTACAatgaaggaggaaattttggaggtgGTAAGCTTTcacttgttttaaatattcaaaatcgTTCATAGTTATTACAGTGTTAAAGTGTGTTAAAATGCAGCTTTTGGTTATtgtaatattataaaatactcaAATGATGGGTGATTTAACTGAATTTTCTTGCTTTGCTGGCCATTTATCAAATTGGTAAAAtgtgtttactttttatataattgaaatggatgtttatttttcagtattgtaTTTATTgccagaattttatttaattttaggcACTTTTAAATGGGAACTTCAAATTAAATGCAGACATCTTGAAATGAATATAGGGTGTTGTCTGGAGTTTAGGGGACACAGAAATACTTGGAATTTTAATGTCGTATATTTTAGACAGCAAGTTTGCATTATTCCATGGTACTTGCAGATAAAGAGCTTTGTTATGGATGCACTGAGTTTTGTTGGGGTGTATTAATGTTTGaacaaggtggtttttttttttttttttttttttaattctatgtcCAATGTGAGCAtcaactcatgaccccaagatcaagagttgcatggtctccctgctgagccagccaggaagatttttttaatagccaATTTAGGATACCTTCTTTGTCATTGATTTAAAAGTTGTGTTACGTCCAAATGAGAGTGACTCAAGCATAGTTTTGATGGTGTTGAAGGCAAGAATGTGAACTAGGATATTGGCATCTGATGTGGACAAAAGATGGCACCTATCTATGCTCTTCTGTTCACTctgttttccctttcttaatGCCTGAGGTCTGCTAGTGTGGGCTTCTGTTGTGGAGTCCGTAGTTCTATAAACTGTTTTTGAAGGGTTGCATTGTAAGTGTCCTAGAGTGTGCTGTTATGATTTATGGAAAGATAATAGGtgcatacattaaaaatgaaaataattgtttagGTTAACCACAAATAAAACTTCTGTAATTTCAGGTAACTATGGTGGTGGTGGGAACTATAATGATTTTGGAAATTATAGTGGACAACAGCAATCAAATTATGGACCCATGAAAGGGGGCAGTTTTGGTGGAAGAAGCTCGGGCAGTCCCTATGGtggtaagtaatttttttttcctttcgttaaaatttttctctgacttcttaatttaaaaataaaaacttctaaacatatttttaaaatctatgtatTTCTAGGTGGTTATGGATCTGGTGGTGGAAGTGGTGGATATGGTAGCAGAAGGTTctaaaaaaatttcagaagaaaagggtaggtatctttaaaattttatcatgatgataaagaatatgtggaaCTGTTCACTGagtgtaataatttttttatcctGTATTATTCAACAGGCTACAGTTCTTAGCAGGAGAGAGAGCGAGGAGTTGTCAGGAAAGCTGCAGGTTACTTTGAGACAGTCGTCCCAAATGCATTAGAGGAACTGTAAAAATCTGCCACAGGAGGAACGATGATCCATAGTCAGAAAAGTTACTGCAGCTTAAACAGGAAACCCTTCTTGTTCAGGACTGTCATAGCCACAGTTTGCAAAAAGTGCAGCTATTGATTAATGCAATGTAGTGTCAATTAGATGTACATTCCTGAGGTCTTTTATCTGTTGtagctttgtctttttctttttcttttcattacatcAGGTATATTGCCCTGTAAATTGTGGTAGTGGTACcaggaataaaaaattaaggaatttttaacttttcaatatTTGTGTAGTTCAGTTTTTCTACATTTTAGTACAGAAACTTTAACAAAATGCAGTTTTGAAGGTGTTTCCTTGTGAGTTAACAAGTAAAGAAGATCATTGTTAATTACTATTTTGTATGAATTTTGCTAAAGTTAACTGTAAAGAAACACCTGCTGACTTGCAGTTTAAGGGGAATCTATTCTCTGCATTTCCAAACCATGAAATGAATGGGCTCTGACATGTGGAGAGAATAGATATTTGTATGTTTGCAATGTGTGTTTTAGATAAATAGAATTGGGTATTTAAATTAGCATATTTGTGAATTTAATAGCATTAAGATTTaccttcaaatgaaaaaaaatctcaaaattccTATTTGGtttttgtgcattttctttcaaaatgtaatCATATGATTTTAGTGTGTTAGTTTTGCTGAGAGTCCTAGCCGTGTTTAGAACATCTCCATTCTACATTCACCTTGGTCACATGTGAACTGCCATAGTTTTATTTGGGTGTAATGAATGTCTACTGCCctctgtttaaatttaaattctggaAAGGGGTAGTGgatgttttccctttcccttaaaaaccattcttaaaaacttcaaaatacagGACCACTAAGCCTGCTGTGTCTGAGCAAATTAGTGGCtaccctcttttttcctttctaaagcaCAAGAGGCCCATATGTCTTCAGTTATTTTCCTtggtttaatatatatatttttttgatacaAGCTTTCAGAAGCAAGAGAATAAAAATCATGCATTGTTGAACCCTTAACTGGCTGGCATGCTTTCCTGTTTGTAccctttatattttattggataAAACCAAGGACAGTCCAGATAAAATCCTAAATCATTTACTGCAGTAGAAGTGTAGCACAGTTGCTTAGTACAAGCTTCTCACTTCCCAGAGACCTGAATTCAAATTTGAATAGCCTGAGTTCTTGCTCACTTAAAATCCAAAAGAACACACTGTTATTCCATGTGTATGCTTGAACCTAAATCATGTTGGTATGAGTTAACAGTTTGGTTTGGAAGACCTTGGTTGGGAAGAGTTTCAGATAAGGtcatatatataaaaagcaaTGTCTACTGTTTTGCGCCAGCTAGTGCTTACAATTTCATTCGAGCCCTAAGTTATGTGCTCCGCTGTTATTCTTTCTTTGGCAGTTGAACGTTGAATTcgaaatttttttgttttcagaagtaCTAAGCAAAACAAGCAATAAAAAGGGGAATGGGGCGTGCTAGTGTTTGAATATGCTCTCTTGTTGCTCTAATTCTGTGCCTCTGTGCATTATTAATATTTGGATGCATGCAATGCCAGCATGGAAATCGGTCTTCACAGATACTGCAGTTTTCCAGAATACACTCACAAACCAATAAATGTAACAGACAACATTCCATTTGTTAATGGACATATGTGAATAAGCAGTGTAGAAAATAGGCTAATATTAGAAAATGGTTAAGTCTTTAACAACTCAAATGTGGTTATATAAATGGACACTGTCAATGTTCATAACTTAAACCTGGGTACCTGGTCAAAGTACTGCTTgggaaacattttattaaaattgagcTAAATTGTCTCAAGTTCTTTTATTCATATAATAAAGGTTGAAGGAATGGGGGAGATTAACATTTCCTGTTTCTATGTTTGTGAAATTGTTTGACACAACCTTGACAGTATCCTTTAATGGCATATGAGGTTAATTGTACTGTTAACAAACTTTCTGTGTTCTGGAACTAGTTTAATagtgaaatattttcagtaaGTTGATGTTTGCAACCTATAAGCAGGTGAAATCTGTGTATGTGACCTGTTTATAAGTTGTATTAGCTTAGTTCTTGTGAACAGTGTGGAAAAAGTAAGCCATGAGGAGAGCGATTTAACCAGCTTTAAAGGACCTAAGATGTGCATTTTAAGCACAGTCTGGATCAAAGGAGACTCACTAAGACAGGACTTCAGCAGCCTTTTGAGTATGGACAAGTCAGCATAAATAAAGAATGACAAGGCAGCAGCAAGAGCTTCAACTACAGAGAAGTGAAGGCATAAGATACTATGGTGATAGTGAGCAACTTTACAAAAGCTAGTTAAATCTGCTTATTACATCTGAAATATCGAAGAAAGTCTAGCAGGAAGGAGCTCTTCGCCTTTTGGAACATCAATGAGAGATAGTTGCCACAGTCACTAGGTCTAGCATTTAGACCTGCAAGGAAGGGCAATAAGCATTAGGTAAGgcttgaatttgaattttttcactAATTAAAGAGTAATTTTTTGTAAAGCAAGGTAAGAGTAATCTTTTTGATTTGCAGGTTGAATGAGAACCCTACTTGCCTAAATGAGGAATGTCTTTCCTACCATCTTAAATACGAAGGTTTCTGGCTGGGTAAGGTTTGTAGCTCACAGTAAAAGCTGGTGACACCATTTGTTTCCCTACAAATTCATATTACACATTTTGAAACTATTAGGTACATGGGCAAAGTCATTCAGCTgaacactttgagaaccacatccaacacattttaaagttttaggcCCTGCAACAACCTTGAGTATCTAGTTAGATGTGGCCCCATGTATACAAATCATTGTTGGTGTCTTTAGGGTAGAGTCAATTTTTGATAAGGAGTAATAAGCATGACACTTGTCACAGAAACATTAAGCTGCCAATCctcattctattaaaaaaaaaaacaccttagaATGAGCGTTCAGAATTGTCAGGTGACACACAGAAAAATGGTCTTCCTTCAAGTGGCCTCATAAATAATCTTGGATATAAATAAATTCAGGGAATTCTTTGAAGTAATAGGATacctttttggttctttttaaaatgagttagCCAGAAGTAGTGGGGGCATAATATGCTAAtactccctttttaaaagatttcccaaagaataattaaaatattactcagTTACTATTCCAATCAGTTGCTGGTTATTCATAAGGGCTATTGATGCCCCAAAAGGGCTTACTAAAAATTGAgcttggaggggtgcctggctggttcagttggtggtagaacatgcaactcttgctTGGGTttaggagttcaagccccacgttgggcaaaCACTTGAGATGGGCTTACGATGGTTCCTAAATTGCAAAGTTCATACATAAAGACAGGCTTAGTTTGCTGGAGTTTATTCTCAGATAATGACTGGTTGGCTCTGTTTCTGAATCTAAATTAGGACTGAATTTCTACACATGATAGAAGG from Vulpes vulpes isolate BD-2025 chromosome 3, VulVul3, whole genome shotgun sequence encodes:
- the HNRNPA3 gene encoding heterogeneous nuclear ribonucleoprotein A3 isoform X5, coding for MRDPQTKRSRGFGFVTYSCVEEVDAAMCARPHKVDGRVVEPKRAVSREDSVKPGAHLTVKKIFVGGIKEDTEEYNLRDYFEKYGKIETIEVMEDRQSGKKRGFAFVTFDDHDTVDKIVVQKYHTINGHNCEVKKALSKQEMQSAGSQRGRGGGSGNFMGRGGNFGGGGNFGRGGNFGGRGGYGGGGGGSRGSYGGGDGGYNGFGGDGGNYGGGPGYSSRGGYGGGGPGYGNQGGGYGGGGGGYDGYNEGGNFGGGNYGGGGNYNDFGNYSGQQQSNYGPMKGGSFGGRSSGSPYGGGYGSGGGSGGYGSRRF
- the HNRNPA3 gene encoding heterogeneous nuclear ribonucleoprotein A3 isoform X4 translates to MEGHDPKEPEQLRKLFIGGLSFETTDDSLREHFEKWGTLTDCVVMRDPQTKRSRGFGFVTYSCVEEVDAAMCARPHKVDGRVVEPKRAVSREDSVKPGAHLTVKKIFVGGIKEDTEEYNLRDYFEKYGKIETIEVMEDRQSGKKRGFAFVTFDDHDTVDKIVVQKYHTINGHNCEVKKALSKQEMQSAGSQRGRGGGSGNFMGRGGNFGGGGNFGRGGNFGGRGGYGGGGGGSRGSYGGGDGGYNGFGGDGGNYGGGPGYSSRGGYGGGGPGYGNQGGGYGGGGGGYDGYNEGGNFGGNYGGGGNYNDFGNYSGQQQSNYGPMKGGSFGGRSSGSPYGGGYGSGGGSGGYGSRRF
- the HNRNPA3 gene encoding heterogeneous nuclear ribonucleoprotein A3 isoform X2; translation: MEVKPPPGRPQPDSGRRRRRRGEEGHDPKEPEQLRKLFIGGLSFETTDDSLREHFEKWGTLTDCVVMRDPQTKRSRGFGFVTYSCVEEVDAAMCARPHKVDGRVVEPKRAVSREDSVKPGAHLTVKKIFVGGIKEDTEEYNLRDYFEKYGKIETIEVMEDRQSGKKRGFAFVTFDDHDTVDKIVVQKYHTINGHNCEVKKALSKQEMQSAGSQRGRGGGSGNFMGRGGNFGGGGNFGRGGNFGGRGGYGGGGGGSRGSYGGGDGGYNGFGGDGGNYGGGPGYSSRGGYGGGGPGYGNQGGGYGGGGGGYDGYNEGGNFGGNYGGGGNYNDFGNYSGQQQSNYGPMKGGSFGGRSSGSPYGGGYGSGGGSGGYGSRRF
- the HNRNPA3 gene encoding heterogeneous nuclear ribonucleoprotein A3 isoform X1, producing MEVKPPPGRPQPDSGRRRRRRGEEGHDPKEPEQLRKLFIGGLSFETTDDSLREHFEKWGTLTDCVVMRDPQTKRSRGFGFVTYSCVEEVDAAMCARPHKVDGRVVEPKRAVSREDSVKPGAHLTVKKIFVGGIKEDTEEYNLRDYFEKYGKIETIEVMEDRQSGKKRGFAFVTFDDHDTVDKIVVQKYHTINGHNCEVKKALSKQEMQSAGSQRGRGGGSGNFMGRGGNFGGGGNFGRGGNFGGRGGYGGGGGGSRGSYGGGDGGYNGFGGDGGNYGGGPGYSSRGGYGGGGPGYGNQGGGYGGGGGGYDGYNEGGNFGGGNYGGGGNYNDFGNYSGQQQSNYGPMKGGSFGGRSSGSPYGGGYGSGGGSGGYGSRRF
- the HNRNPA3 gene encoding heterogeneous nuclear ribonucleoprotein A3 isoform X3 → MEGHDPKEPEQLRKLFIGGLSFETTDDSLREHFEKWGTLTDCVVMRDPQTKRSRGFGFVTYSCVEEVDAAMCARPHKVDGRVVEPKRAVSREDSVKPGAHLTVKKIFVGGIKEDTEEYNLRDYFEKYGKIETIEVMEDRQSGKKRGFAFVTFDDHDTVDKIVVQKYHTINGHNCEVKKALSKQEMQSAGSQRGRGGGSGNFMGRGGNFGGGGNFGRGGNFGGRGGYGGGGGGSRGSYGGGDGGYNGFGGDGGNYGGGPGYSSRGGYGGGGPGYGNQGGGYGGGGGGYDGYNEGGNFGGGNYGGGGNYNDFGNYSGQQQSNYGPMKGGSFGGRSSGSPYGGGYGSGGGSGGYGSRRF
- the HNRNPA3 gene encoding heterogeneous nuclear ribonucleoprotein A3 isoform X6 → MRDPQTKRSRGFGFVTYSCVEEVDAAMCARPHKVDGRVVEPKRAVSREDSVKPGAHLTVKKIFVGGIKEDTEEYNLRDYFEKYGKIETIEVMEDRQSGKKRGFAFVTFDDHDTVDKIVVQKYHTINGHNCEVKKALSKQEMQSAGSQRGRGGGSGNFMGRGGNFGGGGNFGRGGNFGGRGGYGGGGGGSRGSYGGGDGGYNGFGGDGGNYGGGPGYSSRGGYGGGGPGYGNQGGGYGGGGGGYDGYNEGGNFGGNYGGGGNYNDFGNYSGQQQSNYGPMKGGSFGGRSSGSPYGGGYGSGGGSGGYGSRRF